The DNA window TTCAATTTTTCATCAATGACATGCTAGTTTCACATGGAAagctaagggtcggttcacatctgcgttgggattCTGTCCTCTCTGGGGTAGttggcatggggaccccccccctgaacggaataccaaacacaatggcAAGTGCTGTATAGTAAAAGcatacggacctcatagactataatggggtccatgtgcttgccaccagatctccgcacagaacatgcagacaggaaagtagttcacaatctactctcctgtccgcatgattcgtgcatgcagcgcgtggcaagcacaaggaccccattatagcctatggggatctgtgtgcttttactgcacagcactttcaattgcgtttggtattccattcgggtgttcccatgtggactcccccggacggaacaccaacgcagatgtgaacgaagggtaacctGCTTAAAAGCAAAATGTGCAaaactgtggaccccatagactatcatggggtccaccaagtttccacccaaaaaatgcggagagaaaagttctgcttgcaggaattttctctccacattttttaagcagGTTTGGGGACAAAAATCCCCAAATGGTGTTTAAGTGCTGGAGTGAGCCAAGCCTAAATCTCTCTTTGTCCTGCTCTCTAattttctttttgcttttttaCTTCTGCGTCAAAAACAGATGGACAATAGTTTTTATATAGATGTTCAACAAGAGTGTTCCTTCCTGGTACCATGGTCTTCTGAGCAGTGTTCATAAAGTTCCAGAGGTGCAGACCATAAGAAGTATTAAAAGTTGGAAAATCATCCCATTCCTTGAAATATCTTTCCCAGTCCTGATAAGGGATTGGATAAAAATGGTCAGGATAGAAGAAGGATAAACTTCCACATTTTACATCTTGATTAAGATTAATTTTAGTGTGTGCACATGTTTTATTCAACACACGAGTTACAACTCCTGGTCCTTGGTGTCCCCATATTTTACCTTGATAGTTTTGAACAAAGTTTTCCATAAACATCCAAGCTAATGCATGCTGGGGAGAAAGTCCAAACACACCGCTACTAAATTCAATTTTAGTCTGAGCAACTACAAAGTGGTCTATTAAGATAGGCTGAATGGTGATAATGTCGGTATCCATGTAAATCCCTCCATATGTCCACAAAAGGGAAAATCTACAGGCATCTGATAAAACATGAATCCAATAGGGCTCCTGTGCTGGATTAGCCTAGGAAGATAAAATCATCAGATCAAAGACAGATAAAGCAATTTCTATTGAATGTCAACATCTACTGGTATATCcggtttagtaaaaaaaaaaaaaaaaaacagcatttcccCTTAATAACAAACCTGGAAGATTTGTTCTTCTAACTTTGTATTGTGTAATTCATTTGATATTCCTCTTTTAATGTAAGAAGAAATCGACAACTATGTGTCACCatgccaaggtgcagacgccattcacagaccttagtgctgatgatctggccacgtatttccatgataaaattgataagatccgtcaggaaataactgcccaagccccaggtggcattgattcccacacctaccatagtaatgatcccctcaccaaccgcacttcagactgtctattctcatcttttgaacctgttacagaagaggaaatctctcagctactttcttcatctcgccctacaacctgcagtagtgaccccttcccctcacaccttctccaatctctgtcgcctgctgtcacgacttaccttactaaaatatttaacctctctctctct is part of the Leptodactylus fuscus isolate aLepFus1 chromosome 3, aLepFus1.hap2, whole genome shotgun sequence genome and encodes:
- the LOC142196928 gene encoding alpha-1,4-N-acetylglucosaminyltransferase-like, whose protein sequence is MEPTSLILCAIESAARAYPDRPVIFFMNGLSDIITEEDEKNIRKNFPSLSSFNNVYFLPLRFEDLFTDTPLLSWYLQANPAQEPYWIHVLSDACRFSLLWTYGGIYMDTDIITIQPILIDHFVVAQTKIEFSSGVFGLSPQHALAWMFMENFVQNYQGKIWGHQGPGVVTRVLNKTCAHTKINLNQDVKCGSLSFFYPDHFYPIPYQDWERYFKEWDDFPTFNTSYGLHLWNFMNTAQKTMVPGRNTLVEHLYKNYCPSVFDAEVKKQKEN